A window of Ipomoea triloba cultivar NCNSP0323 chromosome 2, ASM357664v1 contains these coding sequences:
- the LOC116010128 gene encoding putative acyl-coenzyme A oxidase 3.2, peroxisomal: protein MERASFRTNVLTRHLLSQENPNLDDDDVLLQSWPCISYTPAEASEPAACFDVYEMRKLMDGHNLEERDWLYGVIIQSEVFNPRSIGGRVHVWADYNQPMEQQREMTMRRIEYLSDCGVFRGWLTENEAEAELRKVALGEVIAIFDYSLAIKIGVHVFLCWSKVLVGKLRR, encoded by the coding sequence ATGGAGAGAGCGAGTTTCAGAACCAACGTCCTAACCAGGCACCTCCTCAGTCAAGAAAACCCAAATCTCGACGACGATGATGTCCTACTCCAATCCTGGCCGTGCATCAGCTACACGCCGGCGGAGGCATCCGAACCGGCGGCGTGTTTCGACGTGTACGAGATGCGGAAGTTGATGGACGGCCACAACTTGGAGGAGAGGGACTGGCTGTATGGGGTGATAATACAGAGCGAGGTGTTTAACCCTAGATCAATAGGCGGTAGAGTGCATGTTTGGGCGGATTATAACCAGCCAATGGAGCAGCAGAGGGAGATGACGATGAGGAGAATTGAGTACCTCTCGGATTGTGGGGTGTTTAGGGGATGGCTGACTGAGAATGAGGCGGAAGCGGAGTTGAGGAAGGTTGCTCTTGGTGAAGTTATTGCCATTTTTGACTACTCATTGGCTATCAAGATTGGAGTTCATGTCTTTCTCTG
- the LOC116010562 gene encoding uncharacterized protein LOC116010562, translated as MAGPLLRSLWSTSRRSVSSTSSPYLKLHSYARAAGFGRAFSTSTATAPAPAAVPGGAVDPGLLRNVAVIAHVDHGKTTLMDRLLRQCGADIPHERALDSISLERERGITIASKVTSLSWKENELNMVDTPGHADFGGEVERVVGMVEGAILVVDAGEGPLAQTKFVLAKALKYGLRPILLLNKVDKPAVSEERCSEVESLVFDLFANLGASEEQLDFPVLYASAKEGWASSAYTKSPPNNAKDMSELLDAIIRHVPPPSASLDAPFQMLVSMMEKDPYVGRTLTGRVSSGVVRVGDKVHGLRHTDSGVVKIEEGKVTKLMKKKGMSAVSVDCAGAGDIISMAGLTTPAIGHTVANVEVLTALPTVELDPPTISMTFGVNDSPLAGRDGIHLTGGKIGDRLMAEAETNLAINVLPSNSDSYEVQGRGELQLGILIENMRREGFELSVSPPKVMYKFENGRKLEPIEEVTIEVDDEHVGFVMETLSHRRAEVTDMGSVPGNVGRTRMCLTCPSRGLVGYRSVFSSDTRGTGFMHRAFLNYEKHRGPLGNVRKGVLISMGFGTITAHALMSLEPRGVLFVTPGMDAYDGMIVGEHSRDSDLDVNPVRTKELTNVRAACKDDNVKLSPPRLMTLEEAIGYVASDELIEVTPKAIRLRKRYLDVNKRKTMRNKPKE; from the exons ATGGCCGGTCCGTTGCTCCGTTCTCTGTGGTCTACTTCAAGAAGATCTGTCTCCTCCACCTCTTCCCCTTATCTGAAGCTCCACAGCTATGCACGCGCTGCCGGATTTGGTCGCGCCTTCTCTACCTCCACAGCCACTGCCCCAGCCCCCGCGGCTGTACCTGGTGGCGCGGTGGATCCGGGACTACTTAGGAACGTGGCCGTCATAGCTCATGTCGATCACGGCAAGACCACTCTCATGGATCGCCTCCTCCGCCAGTGTGGCGCTGACATCCCGCACGAGCGCGCACTTGATTCCATCAGCCTCGAGCGCGAGCGTGGCATCACCATTGCTTCCAAG GTTACATCCCTGTCATGGAAAGAAAATGAGCTGAACATGGTTGACACTCCTGGACATGCTGACTTTGGTGGTGAA GTTGAGCGTGTAGTTGGCATGGTTGAGGGAGCAATTCTAGTTGTTGATGCAGGTGAAGGACCACTTGCACAAACAAAATTTGTTCTTGCCAAGGCATTGAAATATGGCTTACGCCCTATTCTTCTTCTAAACAAAGTAGACAAGCCTGCAG TTTCTGAAGAGAGATGCAGTGAAGTTGAGAGTCTTGTCTTTGATCTTTTTGCGAACCTTGGAGCTTCAG AGGAGCAGTTAGATTTCCCTGTTCTTTATGCTTCTGCAAAGGAAGGATGGGCTTCGTCTGCCTATACAAAAAGTCCTCCAAACAATGCCAAAGATATGTCTGAATTGCTAGATGCAATCATAAGACATGTTCCTCCGCCAAGTGCCAGTCTGGATGCACCTTTTCAGATGTTG GTTTCCATGATGGAGAAAGACCCTTATGTTGGGCGAACATTGACTGGACGTGTATCTTCTGGAGTTGTTCGTGTTGGGGATAAAGTACATGGGCTTCGTCATACGGACTCAGGGGTTGTCAAGATTGAAGAAGGAAAG GTCACAAAGTTGATGAAGAAGAAGGGTATGAGTGCAGTTTCAGTAGATTGTGCTGGTGCTGGTGACATAATATCAATGGCAGGCTTGACAACTCCAGCAATTGGACACACAGTTGCAAATGTTGAG GTTTTGACTGCTCTGCCCACTGTTGAGCTAGATCCCCCTACAATTTCCATGACTTTTGGTGTCAATGATTCTCCATTGGCTGGTCGTGATGGAATTCAT TTGACTGGAGGAAAAATTGGTGATAGGCTAATGGCTGAAGCAGAAACAAATCTTGCCATAAATGTTCTTCCCAgtaattcagattcatatgaagtTCAAGGGAGGGGTGAACTTCAATTAG GCATCTTAATCGAGAACATGAGGCGTGAAGGTTTTGAGCTGTCTGTCTCTCCACCCAAAGTCAT GTACAAATTTGAGAATGGTCGAAAGCTTGAGCCTATTGAAGAAGTAACCATTGAG GTTGATGATGAGCATGTTGGTTTTGTTATGGAAACACTCTCTCACAGACGAGCTGAAGTAACTGACATGGGCTCTGTCCCAGGCAATGTTGGTAGGACTAGAATGTGTTTGACTTGTCCGTCAAG AGGATTAGTTGGTTACCGAAGTGTGTTCAGTAGTGACACCCGTGGCACAGGATTTATGCACCGTGCTTTTCTTA attaTGAGAAGCATCGTGGTCCTCTTGGAAATGTCAGGAAAGGCGTGTTG ATATCTATGGGCTTTGGAACAATCACAGCTCATGCATTGATGAGTCTGGAACCTCGGGGTGTCCTCTTTGTCACTCCTGGGATGGAT GCATATGATGGCATGATTGTTGGAGAACATTCACGAGACAGTGATCTTGAT GTTAACCCAGTAAGGACAAAGGAACTTACCAATGTACGGGCCGCTTGCAAGGATGACAATGTGAAGCTCTCTCCTCCTCGATTG ATGACTCTCGAGGAAGCAATAGGATACGTTGCATCAGATGAGCTTATTGAG GTTACACCAAAAGCGATTAGGCTAAGAAAGAGATATTTGGATGTCAACAAGCGCAAAACTATGAGGAACAAACCCAAGGAGTGA
- the LOC116010563 gene encoding glucosidase 2 subunit beta-like, giving the protein MEAGLLLRSLLLHLYFFTISFHFCRSPAFALPIGIHPLDEKYYSSELIKCKDGSESFTRDRLNDDFCDCLDGTDEPGTAACPKGKFYCKNMGSTPKFLFSSRVNDHICDCCDGSDENDGTFSCPNTCVMGGDFSYQTRSYVSQDNLDSFGRKIVKDGVNREDPVQKVKGLKILVVLQVLLIVIVVGVPLFCRSSRSRRRLPR; this is encoded by the exons ATGGAGGCTGGTCTTCTTCTACGAAGTCTTCTCCTCCATCTCTACTTCTTCACTATTTCCTTCCATTTCTGCCGCTCTCCTGCTTTTGCGTTGCCCATCGGCATCCACCCTCTAG ATGAGAAGTACTATTCATCGGAGTTGATCAAATGTAAAGATGGGTCAGAATCTTTCACCAGAGACCGTCTAAATGACGATTTTTGTGACTGCCTGGATGGCACTGATGAGCCAG GAACTGCAGCCTGTCCCAAGGGAAAGTTCTATTGCAAGAATATGGGCAGCACACcaaaatttttgttttcatcTCGAGTAAATGATCACATTTGTG ATTGCTGTGATGGAAGCGATGAGAATGATGGCACCTTTAGTTGCCCAAACACTTGTGTTATGGGCGGGGATTTCTCCTATCAGACAAGAAGTTATGTTTCACAAGATAATTTAGATTCATTTGGCAGAAAAATAGTTAAAGATGGAGTTAATAGAGAGGATCCAGTACAGAAAGTTAAAG GTTTGAAGATATTGGTAGTCCTACAGGTTCttcttattgttattgttgtggGCGTCCCACTATTTTGTCGAAGTTCCAGATCTAGAAGAAGACTTCCGCGTTGA
- the LOC116010131 gene encoding uncharacterized protein LOC116010131, whose product MSSPTSSQIPDPEIPTQDETSSSHQRSQTETLEEEESQNLDNPQDQEVADQEDPKSHPEENPDEEFLGEALPLPAAIHVAVPPMGGDMLDAPLPSPANPNRRAPKRKKGKFYAKKQQAIDKKLSTLLGSLNPIPFVPSKILDFSKHEKLMKQLGLWEFVHIEFDQNIRVDLVAQLVASYDPRLRCSYVNERRIQVSRADLGRALKLHVKKEKGGANLLEGVDLDGESLPDESVAIIEDFVSNWVLLHEDAWIMPSEVLNWTKFIKDKHPEKVDWAGLFWFMVEKELIRGEKLEDCYYAAHLQCLIKSQREVLFSEEPDKGQHEEGLLAEETEKVQHESRLLHEEGLLVEETEKVQHESRLFTEEPADVEEVKEVEDGAGESDVKVGGVAEGQEEGTLIKELNIELTLGQDVQAIEMDQDVQEMEDVKDAEMMDFEEHVEEQQEEGEERGPFLQKCMKECMSLGENEQTEEENEELEEEDEEQEGEDGLAIPPMVDPLGVGGDGHAENYLEAMETTQIALDSHGHLPFQSSVDLLASRTDLNSGGTFFDHGGKRGAEHDNVIGSHSLGGNKRLRMDSPWDNKPLDFGTCIEQMEQLMTRAKMLYEAKEQNEQDYFSS is encoded by the exons ATGTCGAGTCCGACGAGTTCTCAGATCCCTGACCCAGAAATCCCCACCCAAGATGAAACAAGCAGTTCACATCAACGTTCGCAGACCGAAAcactagaagaagaagaatcacAAAACCTAGATAACCCTCAAGATCAAGAAGTTGCTGATCAAGAAGACCCAAAATCCCACCCCGAAGAAAACCCAGACGAGGAATTCTTAGGTGAGGCTCTTCCTTTACCTGCTGCTATTCATGTGGCGGTTCCACCCATGGGTGGAGACATGCTTGATGCCCCTTTGCCCTCACCCGCTAACCCTAACAGGCGCGCCCCCAAGCGCAAGAAGGGTAAATTTTATGCCAAGAAGCAACAGGCTATAGATAAGAAATTGAGTACCCTTTTGGGGAGTTTGAACCCTATTCCCTTTGTGCCCTCCAAGATTCTTGATTTCAGTAAACATGAGAAGCTGATGAAGCAGTTAGGACTGTGGGAATTCGTTCATATAGAGTTTGATCAGAACATTAGGGTTGATTTGGTTGCTCAGCTGGTTGCATCTTATGACCCAAGACTTAGGTGTAGTTATGTGAATGAGCGCAGGATCCAAGTGAGTAGGGCAGATTTAGGGCGGGCTCTTAAGTTGCATGTGAAGAAGGAGAAGGGTGGGGCAAATTTGTTGGAGGGTGTGGACTTAGATGGGGAATCATTGCCTGATGAGTCCGTTGCGATTATTGAGGATTTCGTGTCGAATTGGGTGCTTTTGCATGAGGATGCTTGGATAATGCCAAGTGAGGTGCTGAACTGGACAAAGTTTATCAAGGATAAACACCCGGAGAAGGTGGATTGGGCTGGGTTGTTCTGGTTCATGGTGGAGAAGGAGTTGATACGGGGTGAGAAGTTGGAAGATTGTTATTACGCTGCACATTTGCAGTGTTTAATTAAGTCGCAACGTGAAGTGTTGTTTAGTGAGGAGCCTGACAAGGGACAACATGAAGAGGGTTTGTTGGCGGAGGAGACTGAGAAGGTACAACATGAAAGCAGGCTATTACATGAAGAGGGTTTGTTGGTAGAGGAGACTGAGAAGGTTCAACATGAAAGCAGGCTATTTACCGAGGAGCCTGCCGATGTGGAAGAAGTCAAGGAAGTGGAAGACGGTGCTGGTGAGAGTGATGTGAAAGTTGGAGGTGTGGCTGAGGGTCAAGAAGAAGGGACTCTGATCAAAGAGCTAAATATTGAGCTGACATTGGGCCAGGATGTCCAGGCGATCGAAATGGACCAGGATGTTCAGGAGATGGAAGATGTGAAGGATGCGGAGATGATGGATTTTGAGGAGCACGTGGAAGAACAGCAAGAGGAGGGGGAGGAACGGGGGCCCTTTTTGCAGAAGTGTATGAAAGAATGTATGAGTTTGGGTGAGAATGAGCAgacagaagaagaaaatgaggagttggaggaagaagatgaagagcaAGAGGGGGAGGATGGTTTAGCCATTCCGCCTATGGTTGATCCTCTTGGTGTTGGTGGGGATGGACATGCTGAAAATTATCTTGAAGCAATGGAGACAACCCAGATTGCACTCGATTCTCATGGGCATCTTCCCTTTCAGTCCTCGGTTGACCTTCTTGCTTCTAGAACTGATCTGAATTCTGGTGGCACATTTTTTGACCATGGTGGTAAAAGAGGCGCTGAGCATGACAATGTCATTGGCAGTCATTCTCTTGGGGGCAATAAGAGATTGAGGATGGACAGTCCATGGGATAACAAGCCATTGGACTTTGGGACATGCATTGAGCAAATGGAACAATTGATGACAAGAGCTAAGATGCTGTATGAAGCAAAGGAACAAAATGAGCAAGACT ATTTTTCGTCTTGA